The Calliopsis andreniformis isolate RMS-2024a chromosome 5, iyCalAndr_principal, whole genome shotgun sequence nucleotide sequence TGTACAGAAAATGTGAGTGAGAAAGAAGTTGTACGATTCCAACAGAAAGGCAACGGTTCAATGATATACAATATTTGTGAATTCTGAACATTTGTAaatgtttatttaaaatatttgtttcagATTACTCGGTGATCTAAAGTTTTGTTCAGATTAAAAGACGCACGGAACCGTTATCATCTCACATTATAACGAGGACTTTGGACCACGTTACGTCAGTTGGTCGACAAGACTTCAGTCCGTGTGATCTGTACAAGCTCTGTTTTGTTCGCTGGATAAGTTAGTGTGTAAAGTGGAGAACAGGATTATGAACCGAATTTACTTTGCCATTGCAGTATAATTAAAAAGGTCACTTCGACGGCTATTATCGAAAGTTTCGAGTGTTTAAATGTGAAATAAAGGACTGCAAGACTATCAGTCCAGCATCTTGCATCAAAAACCGGTCGTATACTGAAGATGTCCTTCTAATTGTCGTGAACCTTAAGTGATAAATATCCCTAATCATCTTCCGTCATATTCGGTTCAATTTTACTTAAATACCCACCTTCATAAAATATAGTGGGTACCAAAATATCGCCATGAGCCtgacaataatcttaataatagtagcAACTATTCTCTTACTATACTACTTCACAAGAAAGCCGAATCCCTTCAAGGAACATGGTCTGCCTTTCAAgccatcaattcccatttttgGCAGCTCTTGGCGGGCATTGTTCCACTTGCAACCATTTGCTGAAATGGTCCAAGATATATACAAAATGGCTCCCGATGCGAAATACGTCGCATTCTATCATCGATTGGCACCCATTGTCATGCTACGTGACCCAGAGCTGATCAAACTCGTGGCAGTCAAGCATTTCGATTACTTCTCTAACCACAGGGGCTTTGGGGACGCGGATGTCGAGCCTTTTTTCAGTAAGAATTTGCTGCTTCTTCGTGGGGACCGATGGAAGGAAGTCCGATCGGTGCTGAGTCCAGCATTTACATCCAGCAAGATGAAAGCGATGTTCAAGTTGATGTCCGAATGCGCTGTCAACGTAGAACGGTTCCTGACAGCACTGCCAGAGGAGGATAGGGTGATAGAGATGAAAGACACCTTCACCAGGTACACCAACGACGTATTCGCCAGTTGTGCTTTTGGCATCGATATCAACTCCATGGTGGATCGAGATAACAGATTCTACACCTTGGGCAGAGAAGCTCTGAACATCCACAGCGTCGCTGTTCTCAAGTTCCTCACGCTCCAGTTTTTCCCGCGGTTGGCTAAGATGCTCGACCTGCGGCTGATAAGAAGAGAGGTTGTGGACTTCTTCGAAGAAGTAGTGTCCACAGGTATCAGAACGAGGGACGAGAATGGTATCAGTCGGCCAGACCTGATCCAGCTAATGATGGAGACTCGAGGAAAGCTCGGCCCAGGGaaggaattgatgatcgaggacatGACTGCCCAGGCCTTTGTTTTCTTTTTCGGAGGCTTCGAGACTACTTCTAGTTTGATGTGTTTCGCTGTTCACGAGCTGGCGGTGAATCCTCGTATCCAGGAGACTCTACAAGGCGAAATTGATCAGGTTTTGGGGGAGCCTGATAGCGAAGTTTCATATGAGGCGATCAACGAGATGAAGTACCTCGATGCTGTAATCAACGAGACCTTAAGGATGTACCCTGTCATACCTATCACTGATAGGCAGTCATCGAAACCCTTTGAGCTGCCTCCTGCACTGCCAGGTTTGAAGAAATTTTTGTTAGAGGAAGGTTCTCATGTTTGGCTACCGATATATGGGATCCAGCGGGACGCAAAATACTTCGAGGATCCAGAAAAGTTCGACCCCAGTCGATTCTTGGATAGGCAGGATAAGATTTTCAATGCTGCTGCTTACATGCCTTTTGGAATGGGGCCGAGAATATGCATTGCGAATAGGTTCGCGATTCTGCAGGCAAAAGTGGCACTGTTTCATATTTTGGCTCGTTGCGAGTTGGGGGTTTGCTCGAAAACTTCAATTCCGTTGAAGTATCGTAAAAGAGGAGCATTCCTGACAGCTGATAAGGGGTTTTGGTTGAAAATACAGCCGAGAAATAATTTGTCTGTTTCTGACGCGACTTGACCAGCTATTAATTATAAAAGGATTGTCATCAATAGAATTCGAgattgaaaaatatttgtatagTTTTTATTCTAGAACTCGTAATTTGGAAGATATGGTAATTGACGGAGGCAATAAAATTTAATGTTTTTGATGAATGATTGTAACTattacaaataataaaattaaactttTTGTTAAAAGAAAGGAAATTGGAGGCCCCAATCTCATACGCTCTTTTAGTACCTTTCTTTTTCTCTATGCTTATTTCTCTAAAATTTTCATTGTATACTTCCTTATTTTTGAAGAAAGAGATAATTTCTGAACATTCTTCTTATACATGTAAACGTTTGAATACTTTAAGAGGTAGTAAGAGACTGCCATTAGATCAGAAAATGTCCTATAACACTAATGTCCTATATGTTTTTATTTCCCAGTAATAATGCTTCAAAATTAGTATGTACTATGTTTCGAAACGAAGAGTAGATGCATAGCGGCGAGACAAACCAGTTCTTTAACCTAGGACCTAGAGAATTCAGTTGCTTGAGAAGGTTGTGTTTGCTTCGAAAGGCCCTGAAGACATGTTAAGACTCTCATGGACACAAATTCTTCAATGGATCTCTTACTGTAAACGGCCCCTTCTCCGTCGATCAGGGAGTCAACCTTGAACAGCTGACTGTCGATCAGGGTTGCCATCTATATCCCCTTCCTTTACGCCCCTCTCCAAGCTGTGCTGTGGAGCCTGCCTTTGGATGCCCCACTCCTCTCGCTGGTGAGCAGGTAGGGACCTAACGGGTGTTCTTTTATGCTACGCGATCCTACGGCGGCTTTAGCTTGCATAAGTATACGGTTCTTTCGGAACATCCGCTGGCATGCCCCATGCGGCacacatcagcagcagtgagagGAGTGGGGCAACCGATGTACCCTGTGACTGTCGCCGTGGACAGGGTGTGCACTAAGCCTTTCGAGCTTCCCCCGGCGCTGCCAGGAGGAAAGCCTGTCCTTGTAAAGAAAGACGATGTCCTTTGGATACCGATTTACGGAATCCATTACGATCCTGATCATTATGAGGAGCCGCAGAAGTTCAACCCAGATCGATTCGTCAATGACCCGAAGAAGATACTCAATTCTGGCCTCTTCTGGAGCTTCGGATTGGGACCTAGAATGTGCATTGGCAACAGGTTCGCGCTTCTAGAAACGAAGATTTTACTGTTCCAAGTGTTCGCTAACTGCAACTTGAAACCTTGTTCGAAGACCCCTATACCGATGGTACTGAGCAAGGAAGGCTTCCAGATCGGAGCGAAAGATGGATTTTGGTTCGAAATCGAACCAAGGGAAAAGAAACCGTCTGTGGTTGCCAATTCTGTGTCTGTATAGCAATAGCGTTGCTTGCTAAATGTGAATCCGGGGACTCAGTTCTTATTAAGGGTGGTTTCTGTCTCAGTGtttcaaaaattttatttttttgactttgttgatgtttgaagaatacaTAGTTAAAGTGAAATTTCAGAATTCTAAAAATTAATGAAGTCATAATTTGTTAAATGACAGCTGATATATAAGTTTAATAACAGTGGCTTAACTTTAAACATGTTTTTCTCTAAGCATTATTTTTGTAATGAATCAGTTCATGTGAATCTTTCTTTAAGttaaagaatatatttttttacagacaGTGAATCTGTGATATCTTTAGTTCTTACAAATCTAATAATTTTTAGGGGACGTGGTGTTGTGAAAAAAATTGTAACGAAATGATGTTTGAATTTAGGGTGTcagagaataataaaataacattttttgtttACTTTTATCGGTTCACTGCCTCAAAAGTTTCATGCGGTTTAAGGATATAATCTTACATTTTTtggattaaaatttaaaatcaaGATGCTAGACGTTCCACCAAAGAAACTTTTTCGAGGGCTACTATGGAATATGGCATGGGTGTTCTTAATACTTTCATAAAATAAGAATGTACACAATTTTTATATGCTCAAAAGACATGTAATAAAATACTGAAAACTATAGATTGTCATTTTTTTAGTTTGTTATCACAAACATTCTAAATACGACCAGTTTAATAGCCTCCTAAACCAGAAATTCCGCTTAAATTTCTGATATCAAATCATAGGGGGAGCAGCGATATCAAGTGTGATTAGAAACTTGCGGAGTGTTCATTTAGAAAGCCCTCGGGCGAGCGATTTCGAATGGTTTGTCTTAAATGATCAAGTCGCAGGTGTTGTCAAGGATGTTTACTTGATTGCTACTGAAGGTTAGGGAGAAGTAGCGTGTTGATAGATTGTCTTGAATCGGGTACATTTAGGGTGCAGTGTTTACTTTTTTCCTGTCAAGGCGTATCCTTAGAAAAAACTTAGAAATAGTGAAAAAAATTACGCCAGGTATATGAAAAAAGTCGGTACTGTGTCACAAAAAGATATAAAATCGAAATTAGCTGCTAGTATATAAAGGTGCTTTCCAGCAATATGCAGAGGCGACACTATGTAACGTAATGTGAGATTCCGTGCTTTCCAACTACGCTTCAGATGATACAACTatgcacagctaaaatgctgtATTCAACTTGGCGTGTTTGCAAAAACAGGATTCTGCGTAAATTATCTACAatcttatatttaaaataattttatttttatgtaaaatgaCAGAGAATCAATATGTTCGAAAAGTATCAAGCACTGACATGTGTCAGCAAGACAGGATAAGAATTATCTTTCTAGTAATTTAAAACAAGCTTATAGTTTGATATTGTGTGATAGTTCAGATTATGGGAAAATCTATTATGCAAGAAAATATCTTCTTTCTTTTGGAATTTCTATATTTCGCAAACATCTTAACTCATTCGTAAGTTATAATTCATTTACAACTATAAATATGATAGAGGCAGTGATAATATGTGAATCAAAAAAATCTTTGTGTCATTAACTCTAAACTATCGTGACTTATACG carries:
- the LOC143178962 gene encoding uncharacterized protein LOC143178962, which codes for MWSLVLALVAIVLATYYYYRKSYSFFEEHGIPYKKGMPFLGGMGKAYLQRITFADGLLKLYNYNRDAKYMGFFDLATPVILVRDVELLKSITVKNFDHFVNHRTIQVGENESLFNSNLFGLKDEKWRDVRTMLSPAFTSSKMKVMFLLMRECAQQYGKTLANLPEDKRVLDLKDAFTKYTNDVIATCAFGINIDSMNDPNSKFYVYGKEATRFGSNTVFKMLLFRTCPWLSKMLGVKLIRKEIADFFQEVIASTIKARDEKGIVRPDMIQLMMESRGKLGPGKELSILDMTAQAFVFFFAGFETTSTLMCFAAYEVGVNPSIQKKLQEEIDQVLEDCNGEVTYDAINEMKYLDAIINEALRMYPSIVTVNRVCTKPFELPPALPGGKPVLVKKDDVVWIPIYGIHYDPDHYEEPQKFNPDRFINDPKKILNSGLFWSFGLGPRMCIGNRFALLETKILLFHVFANCNLKPCSKTTIPMELGKQGFQMGAKGGFWFEVEPRKKEQPVLVNSVSSNGFEEYRLNFEHTGTWCCEKNCNEMMFECRVSENDKATFFVYFYRFIASKVSCDARRSTKETFSRATMEYGMDCHFFKRSWASDFEWFILNDELVGVVDENTIVYLIVTEGAQCLLFYCQGKIKIKRRTEPLSSHIITRTLDHVTSVGRQDFSPCDLYKLCFVRWISHFDGYYRKFRVFKCEIKDCKTISPASCIKNRSYTEDVLLIVVNLNGYQNIAMSLTIILIIVATILLLYYFTRKPNPFKEHGLPFKPSIPIFGSSWRALFHLQPFAEMVQDIYKMAPDAKYVAFYHRLAPIVMLRDPELIKLVAVKHFDYFSNHRGFGDADVEPFFSKNLLLLRGDRWKEVRSVLSPAFTSSKMKAMFKLMSECAVNVERFLTALPEEDRVIEMKDTFTRYTNDVFASCAFGIDINSMVDRDNRFYTLGREALNIHSVAVLKFLTLQFFPRLAKMLDLRLIRREVVDFFEEVVSTGIRTRDENGISRPDLIQLMMETRGKLGPGKELMIEDMTAQAFVFFFGGFETTSSLMCFAVHELAVNPRIQETLQGEIDQVLGEPDSEVSYEAINEMKYLDAVINETLRMYPVIPITDRQSSKPFELPPALPGGKPVLVKKDDVLWIPIYGIHYDPDHYEEPQKFNPDRFVNDPKKILNSGLFWSFGLGPRMCIGNRFALLETKILLFQVFANCNLKPCSKTPIPMVLSKEGFQIGAKDGFWFEIEPREKKPSVVANSVSFLLRVVSVSVFQKFYFFDFVDLIYKFNNSGLTLNMFFSKHYFCNESTGTWCCEKNCNEMMFEFRVSENNKITFFVYFYRFTASKVSCDARRSTKETFSRATMEYGMGFVITNILNTTRGAAISSVIRNLRSVHLESPRASDFEWFVLNDQVAGVVKDVYLIATEGCSVYFFPVKAYMKKVGTVSQKDIKSKLAASI